A region of Plutella xylostella chromosome 29, ilPluXylo3.1, whole genome shotgun sequence DNA encodes the following proteins:
- the LOC105391671 gene encoding allatotropin isoform X2 gives MNLTLQLTLVALAACLVAVEGAPDGRLPRTKQQRPTRGFKNVEMMTARGFGKRDRPAARPERDVEYTSEEKPRSGRATPRFKSPSVGVARDFGKRDSEDEVYGLDNFWESLETSPEREVVDADDKTVESIPLEWFVHEVLSNPDFARSVVRKFIDLNQDGMLSSEELLRNV, from the exons ATGAATCTAACCCTGCAACTGACCCTGGTGGCTCTGGCGGCATGCCTGGTGGCCGTTGAAGGAGCCCCAGACGGCCGTCTGCCCCGGACCAAGCAGCAGCGTCCCACGCGCGGGTTTAAAAACGTCGAGATGATGACCGCGCGCGGTTTTGGCAAGCGCGACCGCCCCGCCGCGCGGCCTGAGC GCGACGTAGAATACACCAGCGAAGAGAAACCGCGGTCTGGCCGCGCCACCCCGCGCTTCAAAAGCCCCTCAGTTGGGGTCGCCAGGGACTTCGGGAAACGAGACTCAGAAGACGAAG TGTACGGGCTGGACAACTTCTGGGAGTCCCTGGAGACGAGCCCGGAGCGCGAAGTGGTGGACGCTGATGACAAGACCGTGGAGAG CATTCCCCTGGAGTGGTTCGTGCACGAGGTGCTGAGCAACCCCGACTTCGCGCGGTCCGTGGTGCGCAAGTTCATTGACCTCAACCAG gACGGGATGCTATCTTCAGAAGAATTACTAAGGAACGTCTAA
- the LOC105391671 gene encoding allatotropins isoform X1: protein MNLTLQLTLVALAACLVAVEGAPDGRLPRTKQQRPTRGFKNVEMMTARGFGKRDRPAARPERDVEYTSEEKPRSGRATPRFKSPSVGVARDFGKRDSEDEDYVELKGKRQTFNPGARVLIARGFGKRDDTEQTDEVYGLDNFWESLETSPEREVVDADDKTVESIPLEWFVHEVLSNPDFARSVVRKFIDLNQDGMLSSEELLRNV, encoded by the exons ATGAATCTAACCCTGCAACTGACCCTGGTGGCTCTGGCGGCATGCCTGGTGGCCGTTGAAGGAGCCCCAGACGGCCGTCTGCCCCGGACCAAGCAGCAGCGTCCCACGCGCGGGTTTAAAAACGTCGAGATGATGACCGCGCGCGGTTTTGGCAAGCGCGACCGCCCCGCCGCGCGGCCTGAGC GCGACGTAGAATACACCAGCGAAGAGAAACCGCGGTCTGGCCGCGCCACCCCGCGCTTCAAAAGCCCCTCAGTTGGGGTCGCCAGGGACTTCGGGAAACGAGACTCAGAAGACGAAG ACTACGTAGAGTTAAAAGGAAAAAGGCAGACGTTCAACCCGGGAGCAAGAGTGCTTATAGCCAGAGGATTTGGCAAAAGAGACGATACTGAGCAAACCGACGAAG TGTACGGGCTGGACAACTTCTGGGAGTCCCTGGAGACGAGCCCGGAGCGCGAAGTGGTGGACGCTGATGACAAGACCGTGGAGAG CATTCCCCTGGAGTGGTTCGTGCACGAGGTGCTGAGCAACCCCGACTTCGCGCGGTCCGTGGTGCGCAAGTTCATTGACCTCAACCAG gACGGGATGCTATCTTCAGAAGAATTACTAAGGAACGTCTAA